The segment CAAGTCGTTAAAGCTTCAGGATCTGGAGCGTCAGGTAGATGCGATGCTTGCGAAGCTCATGAACCCCGTGCCACCGGATTTCGAAGGTTTTTTCTGGATGGATCCTTTGCCGCTCACCGACGATGAAGCGCACCCAAAGCTCCTCGATGAGATCGGCAATCGTGACCTGGGGATGCTGCAGGTTGAATTGTCTTATCAAAGCGAAGAGTTTCGCCTTGGCTCTCTCCAACTTGCCTTCGACGACGAGGCCGGCAAGGTGTGCGGGCTATTCTGGTTCAATTGCAAAGATGACGACATTATAGCCGGCCCCACATGGATAGAGGCCAAGGCTGATATAAACGACGTCATCCAGACATTCGCCAATGGAATACCGGTCGATAGATTTACTGCTTTAATGTGCGGGGAAGACGGACCGGCGCATGAGGCCGCCTGATTGTGCCGGAGACTCGCAGACCTTCCTATATGTCGCCCACCAAGCTTGCACAACTGCCGAAACTGTCGAGCTTCGCGGGCAGTCAATATGTCAAGATCACCTGCACGTGGTGCAGAATAACCCACCTATACGAGCCAGAGGATCTGATTAAACTCTTCGGAGACGTGCCACTACTCGACATTGAACGGCAGTTTCGCTGCGAAGGATGCGGCCGAAAAGATTATCTGGATGCCAGGCTGCACAGTCCTTTGGGCGCGGATGCGATCGGATTGACGATCCGCCAACTCGTGGAGATCAGGATGGTTCGCCGGCCGGTCTGGAAAGATGTGAAGCGGTAACAGGAAACGGCAATGGCTTCCCGAAGGGACAATCCGCTTGCACGATGGAAGATCAATTCGGAACTGCCTCACCATATCATCCTTTGGTGGAGCAATTATCGAAGCGGCGAATCCCGCTTCACCTTATCCGAGAGGTATACGTGATACGGTCTGCCTCGGAAATCGACGCCGCCTCAAAAAGCTATCGGGCAAATATCGACTGGGACGAGTACGTCGTTTTTTGCTTCGGAAGCCTCCAAGCTGCAGATGAATTCCGGTCGCGCTGGCATGGCCATGAAATCGAGATCGACGAGGTATCGAAACGCGGTGAGTGGACACCAAGGGAGAAGGACGTGTGTAATCTGTACAATGTCACGACGAACCAGGAAGCCATCCGACAGATTTCTCGGGCGATGATCGACAGCATTGGCAACCTGGAGCCGGAGCTCGACCTTTACCCTAACCATATGGCACCGATCGTACGCAACACGCCCGCGGGGCGCGAGCTGGTCAAAGTACAATGGGGAATGCCAGGCTTCCCGCATATTCAGCGTGCTGCCGTGAAGAAGCGAGCGGAACGTCTGACCAAGCAGGGGAAGACGTTCGACCTCAAGCAACTGCTGAAGGAAGAGCCCGATCGCGGTCTGACCAACATCAGAAATATCGACCTGGCTCATTGGAAGCAGTGGTTCGGCATCGAGAACCGCTGCGTCGTTCCATTTACGCGGTTTGCCGAACCGGACCATGAAAGCAAAGTCGACGGTGGTCGCGTACCGAATGCCTGGTTCGGCTTTGCCGATGGCCGTCCGCTGGCCTTCTTTGCAGGGGTCTGGGTGCCGCAGTGGACGCGCGTAAGGACGATCAAGAACGGACTGGAAACCGCTGACCTTTTTGGCTTTCTGACGACCGACGCCAACTCCGTTGTCGGCGCCACGCACGAAAATGCAATGCCCGCGATCTTGCGGACTCAGGAAGAAATCGACCTATGGCTGACGGCGCCGTGGGAGCAAGCGAAAGCGTTGCAGCGTCCCCTACCCGATGAAGATTTGATCCGACTGCCAGCACGAGAGAGAGAGTCGTTGCATGAGCGACTGGCAACGGAAAGAAGAACGCGTGCCAAGTGATATGGCGGGGCAGCTTGAGTATGCGGCCGATCGGATCGGCGACACATCTCGCGCCGACCTACAAGTGATGATGCGACGTGCGGCGCTTGTTATTAGGAACGCCGGTTCGATTGCGCTCGATGCGCAAGTCGAAGATGCAATCGACAGCATTGCCGACGAGCTCGGCAAGACCCGAAACGACATGATCCGACACATTATCAAAGAGTGGCTGGAGACGAATGCCTATTTGCCGGTGCGGGAACTGGACGAGGATGGCGACGTGGATGGAAATGCCTGACGATTGGGCTTTGAGAAAATCGGGCTATTCGGTCGTAACTGCCACCGCAATAAATGACCGTTATGGCATCCACAGACGCCCTTCATGATTGCAGAATTAGGTAGCTACTGCCACCATTTTCGGGGCGCAAAATTTTGTCATTGCTAAATCAAAGGCGAAGTTTGGAAAAGCCTAATGAGGCTTCTCCAAGCTCATTCAAAGAGCTCGGCATGCGTCCCAGTCGCGACAAATACGATCAGGTTCTTCTTTTCCTCAAGGGTATATATGAGAAGAAAATCCCCTCCTATATGGCACTCCCGGTGATCGTCCACTTGCCGTTGAGTTCGTGATCTTTGTATTCCGGCGGAAGCGGGGCATCATTTGCCATCAAAAGAAGCATGGCGGTTTTCAACGCTCCCATGTCGTATCGTCCGGACCGTGACAACCGCTCCCAGTCTTTCAGAAGCTGCTTTGAGTAGCTGAATATCCGTGGAAGCGAAGCCCGCTTTGTTGAAGCGGGCTTCGCCCGTTTGTCATTACTTGGCAACCTTACGGCCCTCAAGTGAATCGAACAACTCGTCGGCGGTATCAAATACCTTGCCATGGCCAGCCTTGATGGCTCTCGCCTCTTCCATCGCGGCAATCGTTCTCGCGTTGGGACGGGTCAATTCCACCGGGAGAGCCTTATCACGGGCAATCCGCGTCATTACCATACGGATAATATCCGAGGGTGTGAGGCCCAGGCTATCGAGTACCAAGGTGGCGCTCTCTTTGACCGAAGGATCGATGCGGGCGCGCACATATGCGTTTGCAGCCATTTGACGACTCCTTCTTAAAATCTTACCCGCGTTTATGTAGCCCAATTGAGCATCATTTTCAAGTCCGCGGCGGCACCGAATGTCACGACGAAGAACTCGGTAGATCGACACCCTTATATCAACGCGCTGTTACCGCTCAATGTAGAGGGACGGAAAGAGGCTCATTTCTCGACCTTAACAACGCGACGACAAGGCAAAGCTCGCGACTGGTGGCAGTTGCTACATAACTGCGCATGATTGCCATAACAGTCATTTCTTGCATTCTGGGAAATTATTATCCGAAGGACAAAAGCATACGTGGCGTTTCGTATGCCCGCGCGAACCGAAGACATGCAATCCGGAAACGATCTCGTCCCAGGCTTAACCATCGTCGATCGATCCTTGACAGCAAACAGATCGCGTTGGGCGCCGCACGCGATGACGCGGAGCATTTCCGGCATTTTCGTCTCGTAGCGTTGATCGACCGCACTTATCTCATCATTGAAAATCTGAGATTGCAGACAATTTGAACGAATCGATTGCCGGTCCCGCAACGGGTGTCCCGATATGACACGTGCTATTTTCACATGCGGAACAATGCAGATGCCCGATTTGAGGAACGAAGCCCTTAGTAAGGCGAAGAAGGCGATCCGAAACCTTCAGAAGCAAATTTCCGACCGCCATTTTAAGATGGCGGACGAAGTCGCCAGCTTAACCGATCATCTCACCCACAAGGAAATCATCCACTTCCTCCACGCTGGATGCGAAATGGACACTGCAGAAGCTGGCACCTATCTGAACGTCTCGAAGACCCTTAAGGAATCGGAAGGCCTACTGCGCAACGCACGCGCGCAGTTCTCCGCCCTCAAGGCGCTCGCGACCACCGACGACCAGACCCGCAAGGAAGCCCTTTCGCGGATGCGAGCCGGCGCCACGCTGGGATCAAAGGACATCTCCGCCATTCGTGCCCGGTTCAGGGAGAACAAGCTGTCGAACGCCGAGCGGTCGACAAGGGCGGCATTCAAGAAGTCGGCCAACGCTGCCCGTCGTCGTGCGACAGAGGCCGTCGGCGACGTTGACAAGAAGGTTGCTGAACTACTGACTCTCCTCGAGCGATATCAACCGAAGCGGATGAACGACGCCCAGCGTTCCGCGAGTCATGCCGAGATTCGGTGCAAGGCGAGCGCTATCCTGCCAATCTTTACGGCCGCATATGGCAAGCACGACCAGCCACTGTCCGATATTCTTAAACTGCCGCGTTCGGGCGACGCGCGCTATCTAGGTCTTGCATACACTGCAATTTGCGCCCTAGCGGATGGCCGCTTCGATGGCGAGTACAGATTCGCGCTGGACAACAGCAGCCTCGGTATGCAGTGGGAGACGCATTTCCAAGAATGCATCCAACCGGTAACGTCAACCGTCGCGCCGCTGACCAATGACATTCTTCCAGAAGCCAAAGCGCCTCTGACGAAGCTTCCGAAGCAAAAGCTGACCGTCGTCGAACTCTGCGCCGGTGCCGGCGGCATGTCTCTGGGTCTGGAGAATGCCGGCTTCCATCCCCTCGCCCTTTTCGAGTTCGACAAGCACGCAGCCGCAACGCTGCGGCTTAATCGGCCTCTATGGAACGTGGTCGAAGGAGACATCCGCAGGGTGGATTTCACGACGTATCGATCGGCGGGCATCGATCTTGTGGTAGGTGGTCTGCCCTGCCAGCCGTACTCCGTCGATGGAAAGGGTCTCGGCAAGGACGATCCGAGAGACTTGCTTCTTGAAGGTGCGCGCGCGGTCCGCGAAATCCAGCCGCGGGCATTCGTCTTCGAAAACGTGGCGGGTCTCCTGAACGCGAGACATGCCGATCATCTCGGAAACTTCCTGAAGCAGTTGAAGTACTCTGGCTATGCGGTTCAGGTCATTCGCATGGAAGCAGAAGAATATGGCGTCCCGCAGGAACGGACCCGCATGCTGTTCGTCGGTATGCGCCGAAACTCGATGGCTGCGTTCCGCGCGCCGCCAACGTTCCCCGAGTGGCGTTCCAACCTGGGCGACATTCTGGAAGACTTGATGGCTGCGAACGGTTGGACCGGCGCCAGGGCCTGGGCGGAAGCGCGCCGTAACCAACTGGTGGTTCACAATGGCGTCGAGAAGCGGGGGGCTCTGGCTTCGACGATCGTCGGGCGCAAGGGCGGCTCGCGCGAGAAGGAGGCAGCGCGCTGGGCGGCGAAGGGCATCGACATTGCCACCGTCGCGGATGCCGCTCCCACACAGGAGCAGGCTGACAAGGCGGCGACCGGCTTCCTTCCCCAGCTCACTCTTCGCATGCGCGCGAGGCTGCAAGGTTTCCCGGACTGGTGGGATTTCGTCGGCGGCAGGGATTCGAGCGCCCGTCAGGTTGGCAATGCGGTGCCGCCGGTTATTGGGCAGGCGATCGGGCTTGCGGTTCGGGCCGCTCTGACCGATAAGCGCTTCGACTATGAATCCCTTCTGATGCGGTGGGTACGGCCGGACGAACGCGTTCTCGTCCGTGAGGCTCCGCCTCTCCAGCCAAGTGACATAGGCGACGATAGTACCGTGATGAAAGATTCGGCACATCGAGAGTCCGCCTGGAAAACAAATGCATAGCTTTACTTATGATGAAATTCTAAGAGGTAAGCGCGCTTTTCAGTGCACGTGGTAAATCGCTTTAAAGGGCGTCGGGTTATGCTGGCTGGCTTTTGAAGTTAAAGGGCAGCAGGTCGTCGATATCGGTGTCGTTTGGACGCTGCGGCAGTTCGGTGAGAACATGCCGCAACCACGCGAAGGGTTCGACGCCACAGGCCCGGCAGGTCAGCATCAAGCTGTAGATGACGGCACTGGCTTTGGCCCCCTGGACTGTATCGCTAAAGAGCCAACTCTTTCTTCCAGTGGCAAAAATTCTGATGTCTCGCTCGAGTAAATTGTTGTCG is part of the Rhizobium sp. CB3090 genome and harbors:
- a CDS encoding SOS response-associated peptidase family protein, which codes for MIRSASEIDAASKSYRANIDWDEYVVFCFGSLQAADEFRSRWHGHEIEIDEVSKRGEWTPREKDVCNLYNVTTNQEAIRQISRAMIDSIGNLEPELDLYPNHMAPIVRNTPAGRELVKVQWGMPGFPHIQRAAVKKRAERLTKQGKTFDLKQLLKEEPDRGLTNIRNIDLAHWKQWFGIENRCVVPFTRFAEPDHESKVDGGRVPNAWFGFADGRPLAFFAGVWVPQWTRVRTIKNGLETADLFGFLTTDANSVVGATHENAMPAILRTQEEIDLWLTAPWEQAKALQRPLPDEDLIRLPARERESLHERLATERRTRAK
- a CDS encoding ribbon-helix-helix protein, CopG family gives rise to the protein MSDWQRKEERVPSDMAGQLEYAADRIGDTSRADLQVMMRRAALVIRNAGSIALDAQVEDAIDSIADELGKTRNDMIRHIIKEWLETNAYLPVRELDEDGDVDGNA
- a CDS encoding type II toxin-antitoxin system mRNA interferase toxin, RelE/StbE family; translated protein: MDDHRECHIGGDFLLIYTLEEKKNLIVFVATGTHAELFE
- a CDS encoding type II toxin-antitoxin system mRNA interferase toxin, RelE/StbE family, whose amino-acid sequence is MARYLIPPTSCSIHLRAVRLPSNDKRAKPASTKRASLPRIFSYSKQLLKDWERLSRSGRYDMGALKTAMLLLMANDAPLPPEYKDHELNGKWTITGSAI
- a CDS encoding type II toxin-antitoxin system RelB/DinJ family antitoxin codes for the protein MAANAYVRARIDPSVKESATLVLDSLGLTPSDIIRMVMTRIARDKALPVELTRPNARTIAAMEEARAIKAGHGKVFDTADELFDSLEGRKVAK
- the dcm gene encoding DNA (cytosine-5-)-methyltransferase, with the protein product MDTAEAGTYLNVSKTLKESEGLLRNARAQFSALKALATTDDQTRKEALSRMRAGATLGSKDISAIRARFRENKLSNAERSTRAAFKKSANAARRRATEAVGDVDKKVAELLTLLERYQPKRMNDAQRSASHAEIRCKASAILPIFTAAYGKHDQPLSDILKLPRSGDARYLGLAYTAICALADGRFDGEYRFALDNSSLGMQWETHFQECIQPVTSTVAPLTNDILPEAKAPLTKLPKQKLTVVELCAGAGGMSLGLENAGFHPLALFEFDKHAAATLRLNRPLWNVVEGDIRRVDFTTYRSAGIDLVVGGLPCQPYSVDGKGLGKDDPRDLLLEGARAVREIQPRAFVFENVAGLLNARHADHLGNFLKQLKYSGYAVQVIRMEAEEYGVPQERTRMLFVGMRRNSMAAFRAPPTFPEWRSNLGDILEDLMAANGWTGARAWAEARRNQLVVHNGVEKRGALASTIVGRKGGSREKEAARWAAKGIDIATVADAAPTQEQADKAATGFLPQLTLRMRARLQGFPDWWDFVGGRDSSARQVGNAVPPVIGQAIGLAVRAALTDKRFDYESLLMRWVRPDERVLVREAPPLQPSDIGDDSTVMKDSAHRESAWKTNA